From one Streptomyces sp. SCSIO 30461 genomic stretch:
- a CDS encoding class I SAM-dependent methyltransferase, whose protein sequence is MRRLREQERAITANRQTSWAFADAFVAEDEALRWARDRARDAALPSVSPGTGAALRLLAAAADAKAVAEIGTGTGVSGIYLLRGMRPDGVLTTVDPVPELQQFAREAFRAAGFAGNRARFIPGRALEVLPRLADGGYDLVFCDGDRLELLDYLAESLRLLRPGGLVCFEGAFADGRTVDAAAQPVDVLRMRELLRAVRESEVLLPSLLPVGDGLLCAVRRG, encoded by the coding sequence TTGCGCCGACTACGGGAACAGGAGAGGGCCATTACCGCCAACCGGCAGACGAGCTGGGCGTTCGCCGACGCCTTCGTCGCCGAGGACGAAGCATTGCGCTGGGCCCGTGATCGGGCCCGGGACGCGGCGCTGCCCTCGGTGTCTCCAGGCACCGGCGCCGCTCTGCGACTGCTGGCGGCGGCGGCCGACGCCAAGGCGGTGGCGGAGATCGGGACGGGCACGGGAGTGTCCGGGATCTACCTCCTCCGGGGCATGCGCCCCGACGGCGTGCTGACCACCGTGGATCCGGTACCGGAGCTCCAGCAGTTCGCCCGGGAGGCGTTCCGCGCCGCGGGCTTCGCCGGCAACCGGGCGCGGTTCATCCCCGGACGCGCGCTGGAAGTGCTGCCCAGGCTCGCCGACGGCGGGTACGACCTCGTCTTCTGCGACGGCGACCGGCTGGAGCTGCTGGACTACCTCGCTGAATCGTTGCGCCTGCTGCGACCTGGGGGTCTTGTGTGCTTCGAAGGGGCCTTCGCGGATGGCCGCACGGTGGACGCGGCGGCACAGCCGGTCGATGTGCTGCGGATGCGGGAGCTGTTGCGGGCGGTCCGGGAGAGCGAGGTGCTCCTGCCGTCGCTGCTGCCGGTGGGAGACGGGCTGCTGTGCGCCGTGCGGCGCGGCTGA
- the sigE gene encoding RNA polymerase sigma factor SigE, translating to MVGAPLDTTRADRGGAAAPVDRKGVLRRLLRSAGEPKSVTDTADETRSSQADPVSTATFAPAAESTVWTPPTWEDIVSTHSGRVYRLAYRLTGNQHDAEDLTQEVFVRVFRSLATYTPGTFEGWLHRITTNLFLDMVRRKQRIRFDALGDDAAERLPSREPSPQQVFHDTHFDADVQQALDTLAPEFRAAVVLCDIEGLSYEEIAATLGVKLGTVRSRIHRGRSHLRKALQHRSPEARAEQRDPAGFAAAVTGAGEGGAQ from the coding sequence ATGGTAGGGGCTCCACTGGACACCACCAGAGCCGACAGGGGAGGTGCGGCTGCGCCTGTGGATCGGAAAGGGGTGCTGCGGCGCCTGCTCCGGTCGGCGGGTGAGCCGAAATCCGTGACCGACACCGCTGACGAAACCCGCTCCAGCCAGGCCGACCCCGTATCCACCGCGACCTTCGCACCGGCTGCGGAATCGACCGTGTGGACCCCTCCCACCTGGGAGGACATCGTCAGTACGCACAGCGGCCGGGTCTACCGCCTCGCCTACCGTCTGACCGGAAACCAGCACGACGCGGAAGACCTCACCCAGGAAGTCTTCGTCCGGGTCTTCCGTTCCCTGGCCACCTATACGCCGGGGACCTTCGAGGGCTGGCTGCACCGCATCACCACGAACCTGTTCCTGGACATGGTCCGCCGCAAGCAGCGGATCCGTTTCGACGCGCTCGGTGACGACGCGGCGGAGCGGCTGCCCAGCCGGGAGCCGTCGCCGCAACAGGTCTTCCACGACACCCACTTCGACGCGGACGTGCAGCAGGCGCTGGACACCCTCGCCCCCGAGTTCCGCGCCGCCGTGGTGCTCTGCGACATCGAGGGGCTCTCCTACGAGGAGATCGCCGCGACGCTCGGCGTCAAGCTCGGCACCGTCCGCAGCCGTATCCACCGAGGGCGCTCGCATCTGCGCAAGGCGCTGCAGCACCGCTCCCCGGAGGCGCGCGCCGAGCAGCGTGACCCGGCCGGTTTCGCGGCAGCGGTGACAGGGGCGGGGGAGGGCGGTGCGCAGTGA
- a CDS encoding zf-HC2 domain-containing protein yields MSGIGPSPAEQHLGDRLAALIDGELKHDTRDRVLAHLATCPKCKAEADAQRRLKSVFAATAPPPPSEGFLARLQGLPGGPPAGRPADDDLSRGPFGGGRLPDGVFGMRPEGFPDPGFRIHEVGRQEAERSVWRGRRLALTAASAVSFAAIALSGTLPMGAPGDGAARGDGRGNNVTPQRSANPNPVSGADARRRGVGAQQAAGTGGTASLSPVRPLTQPFVPSDLFSPTPPALIRPMDSAYRLADAAESAPAADPHPTRLVARDAR; encoded by the coding sequence GTGAGCGGCATCGGTCCTTCCCCCGCGGAGCAGCACTTGGGGGACCGGCTCGCGGCCCTGATCGACGGCGAGCTGAAACACGACACACGTGACCGGGTTCTCGCGCACCTGGCGACCTGTCCCAAGTGCAAGGCGGAGGCCGACGCGCAGCGCCGGCTGAAGAGTGTGTTCGCGGCGACCGCTCCTCCGCCGCCGTCTGAAGGGTTCCTCGCACGCTTGCAGGGCTTGCCCGGCGGGCCGCCCGCCGGGCGGCCCGCCGATGACGACCTGTCGCGAGGCCCCTTCGGCGGAGGGCGTCTTCCCGACGGTGTCTTCGGTATGAGGCCGGAAGGCTTCCCCGACCCCGGGTTCCGGATCCATGAGGTGGGGCGGCAGGAGGCCGAGCGCTCGGTGTGGCGCGGTCGCAGGCTGGCGCTGACGGCGGCGAGCGCGGTGTCGTTCGCCGCGATCGCCCTGAGCGGGACGCTGCCGATGGGCGCCCCGGGCGATGGCGCGGCTCGCGGGGACGGACGGGGCAACAACGTCACTCCGCAGCGGAGCGCGAACCCCAACCCGGTGTCGGGCGCCGACGCGCGGCGCCGCGGTGTCGGGGCCCAGCAGGCGGCCGGTACCGGCGGCACCGCCTCGTTGTCTCCGGTGCGGCCCCTGACCCAGCCGTTCGTGCCGTCGGACCTGTTCTCCCCGACGCCACCAGCGCTGATACGCCCCATGGACTCCGCCTACCGGCTGGCGGATGCCGCGGAGTCGGCGCCTGCCGCCGACCCGCACCCCACGCGGCTCGTCGCGCGCGACGCGCGCTGA
- a CDS encoding trypsin-like peptidase domain-containing protein — MEHGKQTGPKPKWWSRPGGAAPEPGLTDTVPAPAARPVDDRSEYTLAAPEPAPMATQPPTVPSLTAPPPEPAPGVPAPTVPGPRTDQPVFEAAQPQAGAPAPDAPAPTIPAQATGGQPPQDLDESHTPPYGGTGPWASAPPVQHPLGTPAHGTAVPAQPPAPAGYGPPAPTAPAPAPLAPTAAPPQPQQWAQYDPWSTPGTATLSQTGEPPKKKRRGSAVAILLAFGLVTGVAGGAVGAYLERNGGSLTTLELPQAAADNSGRAPGSVAGIAASALPGVVTLHVTGSSESGTGTGFVLDKQGHILTNNHVVAPAGGSGEISVTFSGGETAEAKLVGKDSGYDLAVVKVSGVSGLKPLPLGNSDSVRVGDPVVAIGAPFDLQNTVTAGIISAKERPITAGGEKGDGSDVSYVDALQTDAPINPGNSGGPLVDAKARVIGINSAIRAAGSGTDSERDGGQAGSIGLGFAIPINQGKRVAEELINTGKATHPVIGVSLDMQYTGDGARVSEKSRDGSSSITPGGPAAKAGIRPGDVITKVDGQRVHNGEELIVKIRAHRPGDKLKLTVTRGGKEQARTLTLGSSSGT, encoded by the coding sequence ATGGAGCACGGGAAGCAGACGGGGCCGAAGCCGAAGTGGTGGAGCCGCCCCGGTGGAGCCGCCCCGGAGCCCGGTCTCACGGATACGGTCCCGGCCCCTGCCGCCCGTCCCGTGGATGATCGGTCCGAGTACACCCTGGCGGCGCCCGAGCCCGCGCCGATGGCCACCCAGCCGCCCACGGTGCCGTCCCTCACGGCGCCTCCGCCGGAGCCCGCTCCCGGCGTACCCGCGCCGACGGTGCCGGGCCCCAGGACGGACCAGCCCGTGTTCGAGGCCGCCCAGCCCCAGGCGGGCGCCCCCGCTCCCGATGCCCCGGCGCCCACCATTCCGGCCCAGGCGACCGGTGGGCAGCCGCCGCAGGACCTCGACGAGAGCCACACGCCGCCCTACGGAGGCACCGGACCATGGGCTTCTGCCCCGCCGGTCCAGCACCCGCTCGGCACTCCCGCGCACGGCACCGCCGTACCCGCGCAGCCTCCGGCTCCGGCCGGCTACGGCCCACCCGCGCCGACCGCACCCGCCCCGGCACCCCTCGCACCTACCGCGGCGCCGCCCCAGCCGCAGCAGTGGGCGCAGTACGACCCGTGGAGCACTCCCGGCACGGCCACCCTGAGCCAGACCGGTGAGCCGCCGAAGAAGAAGCGCAGGGGCTCCGCCGTCGCGATCCTCCTGGCCTTCGGGCTGGTCACCGGGGTCGCCGGAGGAGCCGTCGGCGCCTATCTGGAGCGCAACGGAGGCAGCCTCACCACACTGGAACTGCCCCAGGCCGCCGCCGACAACTCAGGACGGGCGCCCGGCAGCGTCGCGGGCATCGCGGCCAGCGCCCTCCCCGGTGTCGTCACCCTGCATGTGACCGGGAGCAGCGAGTCCGGCACCGGCACCGGCTTCGTGCTCGACAAGCAGGGGCATATCCTCACCAACAACCATGTGGTCGCCCCGGCCGGCGGCTCCGGCGAGATCAGCGTCACCTTCAGTGGCGGCGAGACGGCCGAGGCCAAGCTGGTCGGCAAGGACAGCGGGTACGACCTGGCGGTCGTGAAGGTCAGCGGAGTGTCCGGGCTCAAGCCGCTGCCCCTCGGAAACTCCGACAGCGTCCGGGTCGGCGACCCGGTCGTGGCCATCGGCGCTCCCTTCGACCTGCAGAACACCGTCACGGCCGGAATCATCAGCGCCAAGGAGCGCCCCATCACCGCGGGCGGTGAGAAGGGCGACGGCAGCGACGTCAGCTATGTCGACGCGCTCCAGACCGACGCCCCCATCAACCCGGGCAACTCCGGCGGCCCGCTCGTGGACGCCAAGGCCCGGGTGATCGGTATCAACAGTGCCATCAGGGCGGCGGGCAGTGGCACCGATTCCGAGAGGGACGGGGGCCAGGCAGGTTCCATCGGGCTCGGTTTCGCCATCCCGATCAACCAGGGCAAGCGGGTCGCCGAAGAGCTGATCAACACGGGCAAGGCCACCCATCCCGTGATCGGTGTCAGCCTCGACATGCAGTACACCGGCGACGGAGCCCGGGTCAGCGAGAAGAGCCGGGACGGCTCGTCCTCGATCACCCCCGGCGGCCCGGCCGCCAAGGCCGGCATCCGCCCAGGAGACGTCATCACCAAGGTGGACGGCCAGCGGGTGCACAACGGCGAGGAGCTCATCGTGAAGATCCGCGCCCATAGGCCCGGCGACAAGCTGAAACTCACCGTGACGCGCGGCGGCAAGGAGCAGGCCAGGACTCTGACCCTTGGTTCATCCAGCGGTACGTAA
- a CDS encoding DivIVA domain-containing protein, with protein MFWFLLIAMVVVVAAVTLAVVGGGGSEILPDAAPEQLVDPLPVARPVGRADIEALRLPLAPRGYRMADVDDVLDRLGAEIAERDARILQLESALAEPRQSGGGMSDKRPEPGPGEQGGGVSGGMFDEEPEPGGRSEPEPGERQGDLFDKRPEPGPDEEQR; from the coding sequence GTGTTCTGGTTCTTGCTGATCGCGATGGTCGTGGTCGTCGCCGCGGTCACGCTCGCGGTGGTCGGCGGCGGGGGGAGCGAGATCCTTCCGGACGCGGCCCCCGAGCAGCTCGTGGACCCGTTGCCGGTGGCCCGTCCCGTGGGGCGCGCCGACATCGAGGCGCTGCGGCTGCCGCTCGCGCCGCGGGGCTACCGGATGGCCGATGTGGACGACGTGCTTGACAGGCTGGGCGCCGAGATCGCCGAGCGGGACGCCCGGATCCTGCAGTTGGAGTCGGCGCTGGCCGAGCCGAGGCAGTCGGGCGGCGGCATGTCCGACAAGCGTCCGGAGCCCGGGCCGGGCGAGCAGGGCGGCGGCGTGAGCGGCGGCATGTTCGACGAGGAGCCTGAGCCGGGCGGGCGGTCGGAGCCCGAGCCGGGAGAGCGGCAGGGCGACCTGTTCGACAAGCGTCCGGAGCCCGGGCCGGACGAGGAACAGCGATGA
- a CDS encoding enoyl-CoA hydratase-related protein, with product MADTVLYEVNDGLATITINRPEAMNAMNVEAKEALRDSLRAAAADTAVRAVLLTATGKAFCVGQDLKEHVTLLMSDKQQGTRHTMITVRDHYNPIVRALTEMRKPVVAGVNGVAAGAGFGFALAADYRVVADSAKFTTAFAGVALTADSGVSWTLPRLIGASRAADLLFFPRSISAQEAYDLGIANRVVPADRLAAEAESVARDLADGPTVAYAAIKESLAFGSSHSLADSLEKEDELQSLAGASEDHGIAVQAFLDKEKPRYLGR from the coding sequence ATGGCCGACACCGTGCTGTACGAGGTCAACGACGGACTCGCCACCATCACGATCAACCGGCCCGAGGCCATGAACGCGATGAACGTCGAGGCCAAGGAGGCGCTCCGGGACAGCCTGCGCGCCGCCGCCGCGGACACCGCCGTCCGGGCGGTCCTGCTGACCGCCACCGGCAAGGCGTTCTGTGTGGGCCAGGACCTCAAGGAGCACGTCACCCTCCTGATGTCCGACAAGCAGCAGGGCACCCGGCACACCATGATTACGGTGCGCGACCACTACAACCCCATCGTGCGGGCACTCACCGAGATGCGTAAGCCGGTGGTCGCCGGGGTGAACGGCGTCGCGGCCGGGGCCGGATTCGGGTTCGCGCTGGCCGCCGACTACCGGGTGGTCGCCGACTCGGCGAAGTTCACCACCGCTTTCGCGGGGGTCGCGCTGACCGCCGACTCCGGGGTCTCCTGGACACTGCCCCGTCTGATCGGCGCGAGCCGAGCCGCCGACCTGTTGTTCTTCCCGCGTTCGATCTCGGCGCAGGAGGCGTACGACCTGGGCATCGCGAACCGGGTCGTCCCCGCCGACCGGCTTGCCGCCGAGGCGGAGTCGGTCGCCCGGGACCTGGCGGACGGCCCGACGGTCGCCTATGCGGCGATCAAGGAATCGCTGGCGTTCGGCTCGTCGCACTCGCTGGCCGATTCGCTGGAGAAGGAGGACGAACTCCAGAGCCTGGCAGGCGCCTCCGAGGACCACGGCATCGCGGTCCAGGCGTTCCTCGACAAGGAGAAGCCCCGGTACCTGGGCCGCTGA
- a CDS encoding DUF3117 domain-containing protein, protein MAAMKPRTGDGPLEVTKEGRGIVMRVPLEGGGRLVVELTPDEADALGDALKKVVG, encoded by the coding sequence ATGGCGGCCATGAAGCCGCGGACGGGTGATGGCCCGCTCGAGGTGACCAAGGAGGGGCGGGGCATCGTCATGCGCGTTCCGCTCGAAGGCGGCGGTCGGCTCGTCGTCGAGCTGACACCGGACGAGGCTGACGCCCTTGGTGACGCCCTCAAGAAGGTCGTCGGCTGA
- a CDS encoding DNA-3-methyladenine glycosylase I: MTGGGAITGPDGRLRCPWGVSTPDYVAYHDEEWGRPVHGDDALFERLSLEAFQSGLSWITILRRRETFRKAFDGFRVAAVAGFTEADQERLLSDPGIIRNRAKVEATLANARVLAEWSPGELDTLVWSYAPDPAARPVPRTTADVPAVTDESKALSRDLKKRGLRFIGPTTAYALMQACGLVDDHLADCVARRA, translated from the coding sequence ATGACGGGCGGCGGCGCGATCACGGGCCCCGACGGTCGGCTGCGCTGCCCCTGGGGTGTGTCGACCCCGGACTACGTCGCCTATCACGACGAGGAATGGGGCCGCCCGGTCCACGGGGACGACGCCCTGTTCGAGCGGCTCTCCCTGGAGGCGTTCCAGTCCGGCCTTTCCTGGATCACCATCCTGCGCCGCAGGGAGACCTTCCGGAAGGCCTTCGACGGCTTCCGTGTCGCCGCGGTCGCCGGCTTCACCGAAGCCGACCAGGAACGCCTGCTCTCGGACCCCGGCATCATCCGCAACCGCGCGAAGGTCGAAGCGACGCTCGCGAACGCACGCGTGCTGGCGGAGTGGAGCCCCGGTGAGCTGGACACGCTGGTCTGGTCGTACGCCCCCGACCCCGCGGCCCGGCCCGTGCCGCGCACGACGGCGGACGTGCCCGCCGTCACGGACGAGTCCAAGGCCCTCTCCAGGGACCTCAAGAAGCGCGGCCTGCGGTTCATCGGCCCCACCACGGCGTACGCCCTGATGCAGGCGTGCGGACTGGTCGACGACCATCTGGCGGACTGCGTCGCCCGCCGTGCCTGA